The nucleotide sequence GTGTAAGGGTCACTGCTTTTATGGTTAACCAGAATGGGCGTGTCGCATTGTTTCAACACCTTGATAAGTGTTTTGAGGGGATAAGACCCACGCTGAATGCATCGGATATGATTAGATTCAGGATTCTTGACCTTGGCCATGGGAAGCTGTGTGCACTCCTCTTTGGTTATACAATGGAGCAGCACATTCCTGTACTCTGCATATCCATTTTCACACTCTCCGTGCTCAGTGATGCATTGCAACTTCCTGCCTCCCCCATGCAGCGAGATTTCTTGCAAGTGACTGTCCATAGTAAAAGTGCCTACTCCTCGGAGGAGGTGGTTCAGTCTCTTATGCATCACGCCTTCGTTTGGCCGCCTATCCAGGGAGCACGATTTCACCGCTATGAACCGAAATTTTCCGCGTAACTTTTATAGTTGTTGTTACTTGCTTGTGGGTTGTCATGATTTGATTCCAAGATAAGGTAGCATTGCAACTTATCATGtcttttttcattttcaattaacTTCTACTATCTATTCGGATATTTGGAACCTTTTGGATTTCAATCTAGTGCTTGATAATTATATTACTACATCAGAAGTAAATATAACCATTGTAAAGTTGGTGAAGAACTCTGCAATTCAAGATTTTACGGGGAAGGGGTGCTCACTTGTTTGAGTGGCCAACATATTGTACCGATGTGGTTCAGAGTTTTATCACTCAACAACTTTTGTTGATTAGGCAAGTAGACAAGTTCAAGAACTTGTGCTTTAGACTCACTCCATTGCATTGCTTGGAGCATTTTCCTAGTTGAATAAACAAGTAATTGTTTTATGACTTCCCTTTCGATTTGTGAAAGAAAGGCTAAAAAGCTTAGTTGAGTATGCCATATCCCTTAGTAGTTGTGAAATACAATTTTAGGCTTCATCGTTTGGTCTAGATTGTAGCATACTTCACTTGTAGCATTGGTAGGTCTTTATATAACCAATTTTACATAaggattttcttttctttccttgaaATGCAGCTCAAATTTTTCTTGTGTAGTATATATATTTGATCATGGACGTTGCCCATTAGCTCCTTGTTTGCTCCAGGCATTACCATTGTGCATGATCTTGTAATTTTCTTCCTACCCTTCCTGATTTAGACTTTTAGTACTAGGATTACTCCTTTATGTACATGGGATTTTTGGGCCATACATTTTTAGCATGGCACCTCTTGGTTACTGTGGTATTGCCACTTATGCTCTAATTAAAAGTATTAGAGcggcaacccattggccagcggcaaacccttaaatggagctcagtatcgcgacggattagtccttgacctgccgggttgggggataccgtgggaaaccaaaaaaaaaaagtattagaGCGATTAGGAAAACAATTAGTATAGGTTACactttttaaatattagattatACTATATTATACTCATCATAAGATATCACTCTAACTCACAATAAgccttttattttgttattttgcttCTTCTTCGATTGCTTTGTTGTACTAAGCCGAAGATTACCTCTCTATTATTAAAGGAGCTCACCTGTCATTGTCACCCCTCTTATGCTGTGTTCTGATTATGACATCACTGCTGTGTTCTGATTATGACAAGAGTGATGTTACATGTAAGTCTTTTTGTAATCAAGTCCAATTAAGTTAGTGGAAGTTCACCGGAAAAAAATGTGGACATACGTCGGACATGTGTATTATTTTTCCTCTTTCGTGCTTTTTGCAGCACACAAGTTTTTGTAGGAGAGCACAAAAAGTTATTGATATAGTACATAAACTTTTAAAGTATAGGACACAAATTTTTGTATATAACACAAATTTATCAATATAACATACAAATATTTGCATAAGTAAATAAACCATATGCCATTTATGCGCATGAATCCTGAAGAAGATTACAGGGAGACTGGCCATTTCATAAATTACAATAGACAAAATTATGTATAAATTACCGAAATAATAATTAAGCCCAATGCCCGACTACCTAGACTACCACAAAAAAATTGTAAAGATACACATAAAAACTAAGGCAGGGAACTATTCATTTTCTATCTATCTCAATAGATAGGGGAGGCACATGAAATTTTAACAACTGCAATGTGTAACGATGCCTCAACTGTTCTCTTAAATCTCTCCCAAAGTAACTCAACCAGAGAACTTTGCAATCAACTTATCAACATGAATAACAATATCATCTATCCGGGGCCGCACAGCAATCCGTCAGTCCTCTCGTCTATATCACCTTGGCTTGGGCATTCCCACAGCTCCGGAGCTCGGAAAGGGGCAGAAGAGTGTTCAGCTGCCCATTCCTACATAGGAAgacaaaaaataggaaaagagAAGGTCAGATGACTGAAATTTAAACACAATCCTCCCATACATGTAAAACCCGAATGAGAATGTAGATAAGCAATTCAGTATTTACAAATGGAACAGAAGCTATTATGGGGAGTAACAAAATCAAAATGATCTCACACTAGCCTGCTGATGCATATAAGCCTAGTTTCTACAATATTAGGAAATACAAGCTCACAAACTACAAATGGGGCAAGAGCATCAATAAATCAATAAATCTAATATGCGGTTAGCACAATGCATGAATttcatttataaaaaaatttagagagaaaaaaaaagggggctgAACAAAGCACCTGCAACTGGAGTGCCTCTGATCTGGAACCAATGTGCTTCCTGGCAGGACGAGCACTGCCAAAATCCATGAGTATGGCAAGAGGCGGTTGTCCTTTTCTATGTGTTATGAGAACATTACCAGGTTTGACATCATTATGAGCATATGGAGTATCTAAACCATGCATATGCTCGAGTCCTGCACAAAGCTGTTGAGTTGATTTGTCAGGGCTAAAAGGATTTCAGAAGAAATCAAACTTTTGTCAGTTTAAGCCGGCTTGGGATCATTAACCAGCTAGATAACGCCTGTGTTTTATGTAATAGAGATGTGGAACATGTGCAACACTTGTTTCTATGCTGTGagtttacttggcaggtgtggagtgCTTGGATATCAATGTTTGGCCAACAATGGTCTATTTCAGGCACAATGAAAGAACATTTTCTGTGTTGGACAGAGGAGCCGAGGAGCATGGAGAACAGAGAGCAATGACTAAGATGCTTCCGTGCGATCGTTTGGAATATCTGGTTAGAAAGGAATAGAAGGATATTTCAGAATACAAGCAAAAGTGTTGAAGAAATTACTCACATGACTCTCATGAACTATAACGAGTGGAGAGGTGTGGACCCTTCTAGTTGTTGATagctatgccggagatgacaggAAAAATTCTTAATGGCTGTTGTGTTacttttaagttgttactttGTCTCTTGTTTGATTGCTCCACTGTATTGTATTGAgctctttgttttcaaaaaaaaatatttttattttttatttttttattttaaaaaagaaaggtTGCTTCTTAGATTCTAAATGTAAAAGTAGTATAAAAGCAGTATAGGCCAGAGATGTCCATATTTATCCTTCAATTTGATTCTTAACAGAGAAAATAACCTATTCCAAAGAATTACTAGGTAAATACATATATGAAATTCATGACAATCAGAAAAGGATACAATAGATGTCAAACAAGTAACATATgtttttatccaaaaaaaaaaaaagtatcatGTGCTGAAAATCTTGAATTGCAACTataatgcttgagatacctgatCCCTGGTTATAATAAGCCAATTACATGACAGAAGAAAGTTCTTTTACCTGTTGAAAGATTTGAAGAACATCAGAGGTAGGAAAGGATTCCTTCCTGGCTTGCATTGTCTTGGTATTATCTAGCAGTGTTCCATCCAAACGAAGTGGAAATAACAAGTATGCCTCGTGGTTCCAAGATTTTTGTGGAGTAGGCTGCCAACAAAAGGGCCATGTTCAACATAAATATAAAAGCACAACAACTGTAACAAGGGAAGGAACAATTAAGTTGCAATTCACATGATTTTCATTCCCATGTAGTGAAATTATCACTTATCAACTTAGAACAATTAAGAAACTACACTAGCAATGCCACATCATACCACACAATTTATACATAATTCCAACCAAGTTTGGAAAACCAGATCTTGTAGCAGCAATAGATAAAGGTCCTTGTAAAATAGCACCATTAGTAGTGATATTATGTTTTCAAAGACATAATACCATAAGCAAGAAGCAATTCTTATCGAAATAATCCAATTTTAAAAGGTTGAATAATAGACTAGAATCAACTTTGCCAGGATATGCAGGATCTCACTTGGTACATATCTCTATCCCATTACATTGAAAAGCTTTGAGAGTCTCATTCTAATCCCTTTGCAATCACATATCTCAAGAATTTTTGTTGAGCATCCACAAGAAAAACCAGATACCCATCCTTTTTCCATTCAAAGTGCACATAGGAAAAATGAATTACTTTCAGTTTAAACTGGTTAAAATAAAACACCAAATACTGACTGCTGAATGCTTTTTTTTGTCAAGGCAGAGTTCAAGTGCCCATAGAAGGTATCCCCTAGAAGGCATTGGATTCTACAGCCTTCATACATAGTATCTGGAAACTGCTGAATTCCAAACCCAGCAGATAGCATGTTTTCAACTTCAGGACATAAATCCAATTACATAGCCAAAGCTAAAGAACAAATATGGAGGTTGAATAAACAAaccattttcttgttttgatgaATTTATGTTTTTGATATGATTCGGAGAGGAACGGGTGTTGACTGCTGCTGTAACTACTTACCTTGACAGAAATGATTGCATGATCGAGAAGCGGGTGCAGATTTGGGTGGTTGAACAGTGATGCAACACGGATCTCCTCCCTGACCAACTCCAGCTGCTCATTGCTCTTGATGAGGACCTTTTTCATAGCATATGTTCCGTCCTCTACATAAAAACACATCAGCAATGTATCAATTTCACTCCGCTGAATCAAATTATGTGTGCCACCTATTCAGAATCTTATAAAAAGACAAGTATACAACAATGAAAGAGCACTATCTTCATCCCTGATTATCAGATTCAAACTTAAGAGTTGACAAAATGCAATAGAAACCCCTATTTCCAACCCTTGAATGAGCAAGGAAATATACAAAACAATCCGTATCAATCACCAAGGGGACAAACAGTATCATTTTACCACAACTACTTTCAAAATTACAGAAATGAACAATAGCGCACACACACAACTCTCTTCCAAATCGAAGCGGCAGCATTTTACAGATACAAGAAGCAGGAAGCTCGAATTAGCAATGAACTTCACCAGATCGAACGGCACCGACAAAAATCGGAGAACAAAACGACTTCGAAGATCCAAAAAGAATCGCACATCATAACGCAATATGACGAAACTCACACAGATCACGCAGATCTGATCCATCATCGATACTATTAGACAATGCCGATTTCAGAAAACAGCAACGAAACAGCACAATTCAAAGCAATGACaagtgaagagaaaagagaaaaagagcgaACCGGAAATGTGAGAGGACTGTTTGAGCTTGGAGGAGAAACCGCCGGAGATGTTGTCGGCGGGAACGTCcttgacgaggaagacataggcGTTGCCACCTTCACCGAGCTGCCTGACGATACGGAACCGGTTCTCGTTGATCCAAACATCTCCGCCTCCGTTAACGGAATCGTAAAGTGCGTCAAACCAGAAAATGAACACCCcattcttcttcttattattataaCACCACTCTATCTCTCCCCCTATTAGAGCGTAACGAAATGTAATGTAACCAACAGAAATCAGGTGTCCAAAACCAGAAGTCCAATTTCGAAGACCTGATTCCACGTCAAATTTTTGAGTAACGAGAGATTTGTAATTTTATATGCGTGTGTTTTGTGCGAGTCTCCGGCTTCtttcaatttattattattattattattattattattattattatttatttattaattaatattatctaTAATAGTATATAATATCGAATTTTTGGTGTCCAACTTTATGTTTTAATATTGTCCTTAATGATAGAAGTTCTTCATACATACATATGTcagttattttaaataaaaaaacttcCACCATTAACAACAACACATATTCTTCTATCTCATTTTCAATAACCATAGAAATGTGTAACctcttctttcaatttttcattccaataatttatttttttcaatttttttttaattttcttctccATTCTAGATGTGCTCTTTTGTATATAACAATTATTTggatgagtttttgtgattttttaaactAGATAATGACGATGCCAAATGTTGATTTTCGATGCCATGTATGAAAGAAGGAAAAGAATCATTAGCAGTGATGAATAATTTTTTATAGGTCTTCTCATTTTGTTTTGGGTATATTCTTTATGTGAGTACTTTACACCAACAGGTTAGATCTCATTCTTctgttatactttttttttatctcATTATTCAATTCGTAGTGCTTTTTCTCTCACGGCTAGATACACTTCTCTGTATTTTTACTATTGTCATCCTTCTCCTTCCTTTAAAATCGTGATTGTATCGTCTCCATTTTTTCTCTCGCCTTCGTTCATTACAATTACAAATTATTACCTTTTAGTTaaatctcatttttttaaattattttgtattgaatgatattatttttttttatttttttaaattattgattatgtaaaatattataattaaaatttgattacataaatatttatttttaaattaattaaataaattatataacaaaaaatttaatgattttgtattctaattatttgatgagtttaattttgatggtaTTGCGTAATTAGATGCACATGAAACTATTTTACACTAATaggatattaaaattaaatttttatttgattgacatAGAAAAGACGCAACAAAAAAAATTGCACCTaccaataatttatttaaatatgttTGTACATGTCAATGATCAATTGAAAAAGTCTAAAATTTTGTTAAAtccattgtttttcttttttaaattacttCACatagaataatattattttttaatttttaaattattaattatacagagtattatatttaaaatttgagtacataaatatttgtttttaaattaaactaaaatgaaTTATATTACAAAACATAATTTATTTTGACTTCTATAATATCATTTGTTTGACATATGACACTGGTTATTTGATTAACATATAAAAGATGTATAATTACAGTGGGGTTAAGAGAAggtgaaagaagaaggaaaaaaataaaaaagaacaaagTAATATAATAATGGCGATAAGACAGTGACATGTATGTGTATAGagaataataataagagaaagaATAGTGTTTGATATGATAAGGGAATATAATCAACTCTTTAagaattgtgtatgttcaaaacattgtatctattggcaatagaaaagacacaaccatttgtatatgtaactaatcataattgctacgtgtaatatgtataaataagtctTTGTCCACTATTTCAAACATACAAGTACTAAGTGTACATGTTAATTAACTATTAAGtgattttctttgttcaagagagttgagaatttcttactattactaattaagaaattcttaggtttcattgtatcctgggagagtattgtcatcaaccctatagcaactaagtgtggggacaaatatctctctaaagaaagcaatctaatcgtgccttgaaaccactacacaaatataagattttgtcatcttctcatactaatatacccaacaattttagagagatattACTTGAAGATGGCACAAGATCAAAACACCACGTTCAAGGTCATGAATCAAGAGTTTGTCAAGTTAGATCGCTTTGATGGAACAAACTTCAACCGTTGGAAGGACAAGATGATGTTCCTTCTTTCGGTTCTCAATCTTGCATATGTGATTGATCCAAAGACTACACCAATTGCCAATGCCATTGAAAATGTCACaccggaagagaaagaaaagatcgTTCAATTGAAGAAGAAACGTGATGAAGATACTTTCGCATGTCGAGGTCATATTCTCAACACTTTATCCGACCGACTCTATGATCTctacatgtcaattcaatcacCATTGGAGATTTGAAAATCTTTGGAAGAAAAGTACAATACCGAACGACAAGGAACAGATAAGTTTATTATaatgaaatattttgaatttattatgaatgatactatgCCGGTCATGAatcaaattcatgaattacaaATCCTTGTAAGTAGATTTTGTGATCTACAAGTGGTGATCACTGAATCATTACAAGTTGGAGCAATTATTTTAAAATTGCCTTCATCTTGGAATGGTTATAGGAAGAAACTTTTACACCTTGGCGAGGACTTCACAATTGAAAAATTACTAAGGCATATACGTATAGAGGAGGAAACTCGAAAACGTGATGTTGTGTATCTTTTTCAAAGTCCTAAAGTGAATCATATTGGTGAAAACAACaccaataagaagaaaagaaagttctCTAAAGATTCAAAGCAAGATAAGAAGAGACAAAGAGAGTGTTATCATTGTCACAAGAAAGGACACTATATCAAAGAATGTAGACTTCTGAAAAGGGAAGCACCAAAGACCAACTTAGTGGAAGAGAAGGATCTAATTGCTATGGTTGTAGAAAAAGTACAAAACATGCATATTGGCATGGTTACAGAAGTCAACATAGCAACACAAGGAAAATCACTTGAGTGGTGGTTAGATTCTGGGGCTACTGTTCACGTTTGCAATGATcgcaaccaattcaaaacatatgaaGAAGTGAACAATAGAGAAGTCTTGATGGGCAATGATAACTCAGCCAAAGTTTGTGGTCAAGGAAGTGTGGAATTAAATTTTACATctggaaagaaattaagtttaataaatATACTTCATGTTCCATATTTGAGAAAAAATTTAGTTTCTGTTAGTCTCTTGTGTAAGAAAGGATTCAAAGTTGTAATGGAATCCGATAAAGTGATCTTGCTTAAGAATGATGTATTCATAGGAAAAGGATATTGTGCTGAAGGCATGTTTAAACTTAGTATTAATAAAGTGAATGTTTCCTTGTATGTTGTTGATTCTTGTTATGGTA is from Arachis ipaensis cultivar K30076 chromosome B01, Araip1.1, whole genome shotgun sequence and encodes:
- the LOC107635036 gene encoding LOW QUALITY PROTEIN: serine/threonine-protein kinase 16 (The sequence of the model RefSeq protein was modified relative to this genomic sequence to represent the inferred CDS: inserted 2 bases in 2 codons) encodes the protein MGCSFSGLXALYDSVNGGGDVWINENRFRIVRQLGEGGNAYVFLVKDVPADNISGGFSSKLKQSSHISEDGTYAMKKVLIKSNEQLELVREEIRVASLFNHPNLHPLLDHAIISVKPTPQKSWNHEAYLLFPLRLDGTLLDNTKTMQARKESFPTSDVLQIFQQLCAGLEHMHGLDTPYAHNDVKPGNVLITHRKGQPPLAILMDFGSARPARKHIGSRSEALQLQEWAAEHSSAPFRAPELWECPSQGDIDERTDXIAVRPRIDDIVIHVDKLIAKFSG